The following are encoded in a window of Streptomyces sp. SAT1 genomic DNA:
- a CDS encoding NAD(P)/FAD-dependent oxidoreductase: MTDRLRTSTRAVVIGGSLAGMLAAAAVKDGVDTVEVIEAHALPSGPEPRAGVPQAAHIHPLLSGGADAIEALLPGTIGQLVASGAHRVPMTTNMVYLSPEGWYRRWRRNTQYLVAASRDLTDSVVRERVLKDPRVTVRPHCRATGLLGDAGRVTGVRLRDADGTEAELSADLVVDASGRSTRTPHWLAELGITGLSEDRIDSGLAYASRIYRAPFSTSGWPVVNIVADPRRPGGAGSIVPIEGDRWHVSLFGPPGAQPGKEAAEFEAFARGLRHPLIADLLARAEPLTDVTVTHSTVNRRHYYERLGAWPEGLVALGDSVAGFNPVYGHGMSAAAQGALALHRLTSGGLSDGLSRRAQRAVARPVGLAWSLAVGQDIHRPDVRGRRPSPADRLLHHYVSRLSRTAVGSFRVATALTEVLTLQAAPPVLLRPDILLAAVTGPLRPPVDGPVFTEGEHRLLRDAGISLTAP, translated from the coding sequence ATGACTGACCGCCTCAGAACATCCACCCGTGCCGTCGTCATCGGGGGCAGTCTCGCGGGCATGCTCGCCGCGGCCGCCGTCAAGGACGGCGTCGACACCGTCGAGGTCATCGAGGCCCACGCGCTGCCGAGCGGCCCGGAGCCGCGCGCCGGCGTCCCCCAGGCCGCTCACATCCATCCCCTGCTCTCGGGCGGCGCGGACGCGATCGAGGCCCTGCTGCCGGGCACGATCGGCCAGTTGGTGGCCTCCGGTGCGCACCGGGTGCCCATGACGACGAACATGGTCTACCTCTCTCCCGAGGGCTGGTACCGGCGCTGGCGCAGGAACACCCAGTACCTGGTGGCCGCCAGCCGCGACCTGACCGACTCCGTCGTCCGCGAGCGGGTCCTGAAGGACCCGCGGGTCACGGTCCGCCCGCACTGCCGGGCCACCGGCCTGCTCGGCGACGCCGGCCGGGTCACCGGAGTCCGCCTCCGCGACGCCGACGGCACGGAGGCGGAGCTGAGCGCCGACCTCGTCGTCGACGCCTCGGGCCGCTCGACCCGCACCCCGCACTGGCTGGCCGAACTCGGCATCACCGGCCTGTCCGAGGACCGCATCGACTCCGGTCTGGCGTACGCCAGCAGGATCTACCGCGCCCCGTTCTCCACCAGCGGCTGGCCCGTGGTCAACATCGTGGCCGATCCCCGGCGGCCGGGCGGGGCGGGCAGCATCGTCCCCATCGAGGGGGACCGCTGGCACGTCAGCCTCTTCGGCCCTCCGGGCGCCCAACCCGGCAAGGAGGCGGCCGAGTTCGAGGCGTTCGCGCGCGGTCTGCGTCACCCGCTCATCGCGGATCTCCTGGCCCGCGCCGAACCGCTCACGGACGTCACCGTCACCCACAGCACGGTCAACCGGCGCCATTATTACGAGCGTCTGGGCGCCTGGCCCGAGGGCCTGGTCGCGCTCGGCGACTCCGTGGCCGGTTTCAACCCCGTCTACGGCCACGGCATGTCGGCGGCGGCCCAGGGCGCCCTCGCACTGCACCGGCTCACGTCCGGCGGGCTCTCCGACGGCCTGTCCCGGCGGGCCCAGCGCGCCGTCGCCCGGCCGGTCGGCCTCGCGTGGTCCCTCGCCGTCGGGCAGGACATCCACCGTCCGGACGTGCGGGGCAGGCGGCCGAGCCCCGCGGACCGGCTGCTGCACCACTACGTGAGCCGGCTCTCCCGTACCGCGGTCGGCAGCTTCCGCGTCGCCACGGCCCTGACCGAGGTCCTCACCCTCCAGGCCGCGCCGCCCGTCCTGCTCCGCCCGGACATCCTCCTGGCGGCCGTGACAGGGCCCCTGCGTCCGCCGGTGGACGGCCCGGTGTTCACCGAGGGGGAACACCGGCTGCTGCGCGACGCGGGCATATCGCTCACCGCGCCCTGA
- a CDS encoding MAB_1171c family putative transporter, protein MHLAASHAPGSGPGPGPDNTVFYVCGVSLLLICLLKVPALLRRRSDLLLGAVVLLLFDGALVFFFAAPDSLAALNRATGIPNFAAPVAYSAIVTFAGASLLLITNWRPAPPEQTRRASRVCIAAYLLVVAAINVLFWLGHAPVEQLTLFDGYYARTPFIREMILTYLVAHGVGTMATSVLCWRWSTEVHGSLRAGLRLLAPGYLLHVGYDVVKLVAIAGLWTGHRWDFLIDRVAPQTAAPSAALVVCGFLLPLAGPRLAHTTGSLRQLRDLSPLWRELRQVPTPGAIRTSLPWWSSPAVRLTRQKTRIYDALLALAPYCDAGVRERALRAALGRGEDRAAADATADAAMVVVARTRQHSAGTGPGPGPDTAPVPAPWRPHDLVPLSRALSSPVVAGLREHPGIPAESSPHD, encoded by the coding sequence GTGCACCTCGCCGCGAGCCACGCACCAGGATCCGGGCCCGGACCCGGACCCGACAACACCGTCTTCTACGTCTGCGGTGTGTCACTGCTGCTCATCTGCCTGCTGAAGGTCCCCGCGCTGCTGCGCCGCCGCAGCGACCTGCTGCTGGGCGCCGTGGTCCTGCTGCTCTTCGACGGCGCGCTGGTCTTCTTCTTCGCGGCGCCCGACTCCCTGGCCGCGCTCAACCGCGCCACCGGTATCCCCAACTTCGCCGCCCCGGTGGCGTATTCGGCGATCGTCACCTTCGCCGGCGCGAGCCTGCTGCTGATCACGAACTGGCGGCCGGCGCCGCCGGAGCAGACACGGCGCGCCTCCCGGGTGTGCATCGCGGCCTATCTGCTCGTCGTCGCCGCCATCAACGTCCTGTTCTGGCTGGGACACGCCCCGGTGGAGCAGCTCACCCTCTTCGACGGCTACTACGCCCGCACTCCCTTCATCCGGGAGATGATCCTGACCTACCTCGTGGCACACGGCGTGGGCACCATGGCCACCAGCGTCCTATGCTGGCGCTGGTCGACGGAGGTCCACGGCTCCCTGCGCGCGGGGCTGCGCCTGCTGGCCCCCGGCTATCTGCTCCACGTGGGCTACGACGTCGTCAAGCTGGTCGCGATCGCCGGACTGTGGACGGGGCACCGGTGGGACTTCCTCATCGACCGGGTGGCTCCGCAGACCGCGGCGCCGTCCGCGGCGCTCGTCGTCTGCGGCTTCCTGCTCCCGCTGGCCGGGCCGCGGCTGGCCCACACCACCGGCTCGCTGCGGCAGTTGCGCGACCTGTCCCCGCTGTGGCGCGAACTGCGCCAGGTGCCCACCCCCGGCGCGATCCGCACCTCCCTGCCCTGGTGGTCCTCGCCGGCCGTACGGCTCACCCGCCAGAAGACCCGCATCTACGACGCGCTGCTCGCCCTGGCCCCGTACTGCGACGCCGGCGTGCGCGAGCGCGCCCTGCGCGCCGCGCTCGGCCGCGGCGAGGACCGGGCCGCCGCGGACGCCACCGCGGACGCGGCGATGGTCGTCGTGGCGCGGACGCGGCAGCACAGCGCGGGAACGGGACCGGGGCCGGGACCGGACACGGCACCGGTCCCGGCCCCCTGGCGCCCGCATGACCTGGTTCCGCTGTCCCGGGCGCTGTCGTCGCCCGTCGTGGCGGGCCTTCGAGAGCACCCCGGCATCCCCGCAGAAAGCAGCCCCCATGACTGA